The following are encoded in a window of Emcibacter sp. SYSU 3D8 genomic DNA:
- the rsmD gene encoding 16S rRNA (guanine(966)-N(2))-methyltransferase RsmD → MRIVGGRYRGHRLAAPADDRVRPTTDRVRESLFNILAHRSPPVLDGAIVLDLFAGTGALGLEALSRGAARAVFVDQDPRSLALVRANVAALKAEALCEIVRADAARLAPRPLAATLAFLDPPYGQSLIAPSLAAAADGGWLAEGAFVVIELPAAEEPALPPAFSPVDDRRYGATRIICTCYETREVP, encoded by the coding sequence ATGCGAATCGTCGGTGGCCGGTATCGCGGGCACCGGCTGGCGGCGCCGGCCGATGATCGGGTGCGGCCGACAACCGACCGGGTCCGCGAATCCCTGTTCAACATCCTGGCGCACCGGTCCCCGCCGGTGCTGGACGGCGCCATCGTGCTCGACCTGTTCGCGGGTACCGGCGCACTGGGGCTGGAGGCGCTGTCGCGCGGCGCGGCGCGGGCCGTGTTCGTCGACCAGGATCCGCGCTCGCTGGCGCTGGTGCGGGCCAATGTGGCGGCGCTCAAGGCCGAGGCGCTGTGCGAGATCGTCCGGGCCGACGCGGCGCGGCTTGCGCCCCGGCCGCTTGCCGCGACCCTCGCCTTTCTTGATCCGCCCTATGGCCAGTCGCTGATCGCGCCGTCGCTCGCGGCCGCGGCGGATGGCGGCTGGCTGGCCGAGGGCGCGTTCGTGGTCATCGAGTTGCCGGCCGCCGAAGAGCCGGCGCTGCCGCCGGCCTTCAGCCCGGTTGACGACCGGCGCTACGGCGCAACCAGAATTATTTGCACCTGTTACGAAACCCGGGAGGTGCCATAG